The Lentzea guizhouensis genome contains a region encoding:
- a CDS encoding type I polyketide synthase, which yields MTRRNALSVGGTEPGAELSSQGPTSPGGAVAVAGVACRLPGAGSVSAFWELLLGGTDAITEIPRDRFDVDDYHSPDPAPGRTISRHGGFLADVRGFDAEFFGISPREARAMDPQQRLLLEVAWEALEDAGIRPSQLAGRRVGVFVGQATAEYGKASRSAGNHDVRHAAGGELRAVTAGRLSYALDLRGPSVVVDTACSSSLVAAHNARQALLAGECDVAIAAGVNVVLLPDDAIAYSQASMLAPDGRCKFGSVNANGFVRSEGIGAVVLERHADAVARGDRVRALLLGSAMSNDGKGSGLLLQPAVQGQVEMLTAAYRDAGLDPSTVDYVEAHGTGTSVGDRVELTALAEVVGTGRDQPLLLGSVKSNIGHTEATAGIAGLIKAVLVAEHRTVPASLHAQVQADQLVNSSMRVVTRTEPLTAEHPVVGVSSFGISGTNVHVVLTSPPPREPAPEPDDRPRVLTLSGKSRAALREAAEKHLAHLRDTDPVQDVCHTAAVRRDHHEHRLAVTGTSTAELRAGLRAFLAGAGLKGTTAGAAAERPQVVFLFPGQGSQWQGMGRELHAASPAFRDALDECDAAVREEAGWSVVEVLLGDAPWPKTISVLQPVLWAVQVALAAHWRSWGVEPDVVIGHSMGEVAAAQVSGALSVRDAAAVICRRSALLQETAGSGAMLWAELSAERAEGLVDRYRGEVCVAADNSPGTCVLAGPAELMAGVAEDLEAVGIACRPVRDVDVASHSPLMDKVSTALREQLEHLRPNAPQVDFRSTVEHGRRELDARYWADNVRRTVRLNDTVRRVLADARTAVVLEVSPHPVLLAAVAEIGEAAGWSGAALPTLLREEPELRTITGALGGLHVAGVPVDWASRLGGGRCVPLPSYPWQHQDYWFESFTADTEVVRDVDVASLGVAEALRGLRFRGLTPLPAAALFEAVLSVVRGTESTHTLRDIRFHELCTVDPDALPTLTVTVRPERGGMRAFTVHTDDGVRCMSGEVERGGSVGSSGLDWALARCREYVRDSDFADLATRHGYEFEGPFRSLRQAWRGQDAAVARFTPGPVASAVVLETGMQVVMLALGTSVVPLGVERVRVAGRATGEFWAVARKRRGKPVVDVRLFDAEHECFAELTGVTVRADGAGPFATLGTVVSGLANLLRPARPTRPQPQSQSQSQPVAAREPVLVVTEEPARDVVLRHVAAVLGTTPERLDTRRALRDLGLDSLMAAQLAARLKKALGRTVPATALLGPENVSALADSLLATGAS from the coding sequence TTGACACGCCGCAACGCCCTCAGCGTCGGGGGGACCGAGCCCGGTGCGGAGCTCTCGTCGCAGGGTCCCACATCCCCCGGTGGCGCGGTCGCCGTGGCCGGTGTGGCCTGCCGCTTACCCGGCGCCGGGTCGGTCAGCGCCTTCTGGGAGCTGCTGCTCGGCGGCACCGACGCGATCACCGAGATCCCGCGGGACCGGTTCGACGTCGACGACTACCACTCACCGGACCCCGCACCCGGTAGGACGATCTCGCGTCACGGCGGGTTCCTCGCCGACGTCCGCGGGTTCGACGCGGAGTTCTTCGGCATCTCCCCGCGCGAGGCCCGCGCCATGGACCCGCAGCAACGCCTGCTGCTCGAGGTCGCGTGGGAAGCCCTGGAGGACGCCGGAATCCGGCCGTCGCAGCTCGCCGGGCGCCGGGTCGGCGTCTTCGTCGGGCAGGCCACCGCCGAGTACGGCAAGGCGAGCCGCAGCGCCGGGAACCACGACGTGCGGCACGCCGCCGGTGGCGAGCTGCGCGCCGTCACCGCCGGGCGGCTGTCCTACGCGCTCGACCTGCGCGGACCGTCCGTCGTCGTCGACACGGCCTGCTCCTCCTCGCTGGTGGCCGCGCACAACGCCCGCCAGGCCCTGCTCGCCGGTGAGTGCGACGTCGCGATCGCCGCCGGGGTCAACGTGGTCCTGCTGCCCGACGACGCCATCGCGTACTCGCAGGCCTCCATGCTCGCGCCGGACGGCCGGTGCAAGTTCGGTTCGGTGAACGCCAACGGTTTCGTGCGCAGCGAGGGCATCGGCGCGGTCGTGCTGGAACGGCACGCCGACGCCGTCGCGCGCGGCGACCGGGTGCGCGCCCTGCTGCTGGGCAGCGCGATGAGCAACGACGGCAAGGGCAGCGGCCTGCTGCTGCAGCCCGCCGTGCAGGGCCAGGTCGAGATGCTGACCGCCGCCTACCGCGACGCCGGGCTCGACCCGTCCACTGTGGACTACGTCGAGGCGCACGGCACCGGCACGAGCGTCGGCGACCGGGTCGAGCTGACGGCGCTGGCCGAGGTCGTCGGCACCGGCCGGGACCAGCCGCTGCTGCTGGGCTCGGTGAAGAGCAACATCGGCCACACCGAGGCCACCGCGGGCATCGCCGGGCTCATCAAGGCGGTGCTCGTCGCCGAGCACCGGACCGTGCCCGCCTCCCTGCACGCGCAGGTGCAGGCCGACCAGCTCGTCAACTCCTCCATGCGGGTCGTCACCCGCACCGAGCCGCTGACGGCCGAACACCCGGTGGTCGGCGTCAGCTCGTTCGGCATCTCCGGCACCAACGTGCACGTGGTCCTGACGTCGCCACCACCCCGGGAACCGGCCCCCGAGCCCGACGACCGGCCGCGCGTGCTCACGTTGTCCGGGAAGAGCCGGGCCGCGCTGCGGGAAGCGGCCGAGAAGCACCTCGCACACCTGCGGGACACCGATCCGGTGCAGGACGTCTGCCACACCGCGGCGGTCCGGCGCGACCACCACGAACACCGGCTCGCGGTCACGGGCACGAGCACCGCCGAGCTGCGCGCCGGGCTGCGGGCGTTCCTGGCCGGCGCCGGGCTGAAGGGCACCACGGCCGGTGCGGCCGCCGAACGGCCCCAGGTCGTGTTCCTGTTCCCCGGTCAGGGTTCGCAGTGGCAGGGCATGGGCCGGGAGCTGCACGCGGCCTCCCCCGCGTTCCGCGACGCGCTCGACGAGTGCGACGCGGCCGTGCGCGAGGAGGCCGGCTGGTCCGTCGTGGAGGTCCTGCTCGGTGACGCGCCGTGGCCGAAGACGATCTCGGTGCTGCAGCCGGTGCTGTGGGCGGTGCAGGTGGCACTGGCGGCGCACTGGCGGTCGTGGGGCGTCGAGCCCGACGTCGTGATCGGGCACAGCATGGGCGAGGTCGCCGCGGCCCAGGTCTCCGGCGCGCTCTCGGTGCGCGACGCCGCGGCGGTCATCTGCCGGCGCAGCGCGTTGCTCCAGGAGACCGCGGGCAGTGGCGCGATGCTGTGGGCGGAGCTGTCCGCCGAACGCGCGGAAGGCCTGGTCGACCGGTACCGGGGCGAGGTGTGCGTGGCGGCGGACAACTCGCCGGGCACCTGCGTGCTGGCCGGTCCGGCCGAGCTGATGGCGGGGGTGGCGGAGGACCTCGAGGCGGTCGGGATCGCCTGCCGTCCGGTGCGGGACGTCGACGTGGCGTCGCATTCGCCGTTGATGGACAAGGTCTCGACGGCGTTGCGCGAACAGCTGGAGCACCTGCGCCCCAATGCGCCGCAGGTCGACTTCCGGTCCACCGTGGAGCACGGCAGGCGCGAGCTGGACGCGCGGTACTGGGCGGACAACGTGCGGCGGACGGTGCGGCTCAACGACACCGTGCGCCGCGTGCTCGCCGACGCGCGCACCGCGGTGGTGCTGGAGGTGAGCCCGCACCCGGTGCTGCTGGCGGCCGTGGCGGAGATCGGCGAGGCGGCCGGGTGGTCGGGCGCGGCGCTGCCGACGTTGCTGCGCGAGGAACCCGAGCTGCGCACGATCACCGGCGCACTCGGCGGGCTGCACGTCGCGGGCGTGCCGGTCGACTGGGCGAGCCGGCTCGGCGGTGGCCGGTGCGTGCCGCTGCCGAGCTACCCGTGGCAGCACCAGGACTACTGGTTCGAGTCGTTCACCGCGGACACCGAGGTCGTCCGCGACGTCGACGTGGCCTCGCTCGGCGTGGCGGAGGCGTTGCGAGGGCTGCGTTTCCGGGGGCTCACGCCGTTGCCGGCCGCCGCGTTGTTCGAGGCGGTGCTCTCGGTCGTGCGCGGAACCGAGTCCACGCACACGTTGCGCGACATCCGGTTCCACGAGCTGTGCACCGTCGATCCGGACGCGCTGCCCACGCTCACCGTCACGGTCCGGCCGGAACGCGGCGGCATGCGGGCGTTCACCGTGCACACCGACGACGGCGTGCGGTGCATGAGCGGCGAGGTGGAGCGCGGTGGCTCAGTCGGTTCGTCCGGCCTGGACTGGGCGCTGGCGCGGTGCCGGGAGTACGTGCGCGACAGCGACTTCGCCGACCTCGCGACCCGGCACGGCTACGAGTTCGAGGGGCCGTTCCGCTCGCTGCGGCAGGCGTGGCGCGGGCAGGACGCGGCGGTCGCCCGGTTCACGCCGGGACCGGTGGCGAGCGCGGTGGTGCTGGAGACCGGCATGCAGGTCGTGATGCTGGCGCTGGGCACGTCGGTGGTCCCGCTGGGCGTCGAACGGGTGCGGGTCGCCGGCAGGGCGACCGGCGAGTTCTGGGCGGTGGCGCGCAAACGACGGGGCAAGCCGGTCGTGGACGTGCGGCTGTTCGACGCCGAGCACGAGTGCTTCGCCGAGCTGACAGGTGTCACCGTGCGTGCCGACGGCGCCGGTCCGTTCGCGACACTGGGCACCGTCGTGTCGGGGCTGGCGAACCTGCTGCGCCCGGCCCGCCCGACCAGGCCCCAACCGCAGTCGCAGTCACAGTCACAGCCGGTGGCGGCACGCGAACCGGTCCTGGTCGTGACCGAGGAGCCTGCCAGGGACGTGGTGCTGCGCCACGTGGCGGCGGTGCTGGGCACGACGCCGGAGCGGCTGGACACCCGGCGGGCGTTGCGCGACCTGGGACTCGACTCGCTGATGGCCGCGCAACTGGCCGCACGGCTGAAGAAGGCGCTGGGCCGCACGGTGCCCGCCACCGCGCTGCTGGGCCCGGAGAACGTCTCCGCGCTCGCCGACAGCCTGCTGGCTACGGGAGCTTCTTGA
- a CDS encoding TetR/AcrR family transcriptional regulator: MYERLYTAALDLFTEQGYEETSIEDITERADVARGTFFNYFEKKEEVIAAWGSRRRDTLRAELGAIAGGGTDVLSALENCMRTLAKINKAEWRTTQVMLAAWVRCGHPIFEEPYATPLFAEIVSAGKEAGDVGEHVDPVLVGNMLRDVYLGTLYRFVGRGRQPTALASELVTTLRLVMNGVLVKKLP, translated from the coding sequence ATGTACGAGAGGCTGTACACGGCCGCCCTCGACCTGTTCACCGAGCAGGGGTACGAGGAGACGTCGATCGAGGACATCACCGAACGGGCGGATGTCGCGCGGGGCACCTTCTTCAACTACTTCGAGAAGAAGGAGGAGGTCATCGCCGCGTGGGGCTCGCGGCGCAGGGACACGCTCAGGGCCGAGCTCGGCGCGATCGCGGGCGGTGGCACCGACGTGCTGTCGGCGCTGGAGAACTGCATGCGCACGCTCGCCAAGATCAACAAGGCGGAGTGGCGCACCACGCAGGTCATGCTCGCGGCCTGGGTGCGGTGCGGCCACCCCATCTTCGAGGAGCCGTACGCCACGCCGTTGTTCGCCGAGATCGTCAGCGCCGGCAAGGAGGCGGGGGACGTGGGGGAGCACGTCGACCCGGTCCTGGTCGGCAACATGCTGCGCGACGTCTACCTCGGCACGCTCTACCGGTTCGTGGGGCGCGGCAGGCAGCCCACGGCGCTCGCCAGCGAGCTCGTCACGACGTTGCGGCTGGTGATGAACGGCGTGCTGGTCAAGAAGCTCCCGTAG
- a CDS encoding RNA polymerase sigma factor, whose protein sequence is MSQPLERDAWVELYDRHARDLHRYLALRVDAAIADDLVSESFLTAWERRGTFDPARASLKAWLFGIATNLLRQHVRTEGRRLRAWARDHGRRVVTDHVEDRTAAVVDAKSLMNDLTEALADLRPEERDVLLMTAWADLTAAEVAEVTETPVATVRTRLFRARTKLRARINGQEGDGDA, encoded by the coding sequence GTGAGCCAGCCTCTGGAACGGGACGCGTGGGTCGAGCTCTACGACCGGCACGCCCGTGACCTGCACCGCTATCTGGCGCTGCGGGTGGACGCCGCGATCGCGGACGACCTGGTGTCCGAGTCGTTCCTGACCGCCTGGGAACGCCGCGGCACGTTCGACCCGGCACGGGCGAGCCTCAAGGCGTGGCTCTTCGGCATCGCGACGAACCTGCTGCGCCAGCACGTGCGGACCGAGGGGCGCCGGCTGCGGGCCTGGGCGCGCGACCACGGCCGCCGCGTGGTCACCGACCACGTCGAGGACCGCACCGCCGCCGTGGTCGACGCGAAGTCGCTGATGAACGACCTCACCGAGGCGCTCGCGGACCTCCGGCCGGAGGAACGGGACGTGCTGCTGATGACGGCGTGGGCGGACCTGACCGCCGCCGAGGTGGCCGAGGTGACCGAGACGCCGGTGGCGACCGTGCGGACCCGGTTGTTCCGGGCGAGGACGAAGCTGCGGGCGCGGATCAACGGACAGGAGGGGGACGGCGATGCGTGA
- a CDS encoding L-aspartate oxidase: MTEQQVATSVLVIGTGGAGLRAAIELAERGVDVTVVGKRPKSDAHTALAAGGINAALGTMDEGDSWQQHAADTIKESYLLANPEIVRTVAEQASRGIADLERWGMPFAREADGRISQRFFGAHTFRRTSFAGDYTGLEIQRTLVNRAAQLDIPILDSCYVTRILVRDNVVFGAYGFDLTNGTRYVFHADVVILAAGGHTRIWRRTSSRRDENTGDSFRLAVLAGGKIRDPELVQFHPSGLLEPENAAGTLVSEAARGEGGVLTNALGERFMARYDPARMELSTRDRVALAAYTEIKEGRGTPNGGVWLDVSHLPREQIMRRLPRVYQTLLELQMKDITREAVEIAPTAHYSMGGVWVSPADHSTGVEGLFAIGEASSGLHGANRLGGNSLIELLVYGRIVGEAAAAYSASLPAQVRSQDAVAEARAEVDELLSADGPENVRALQRSLRNTMTEHAGVVRDESGLRKGLAELDELEARIADVGVHPDLAGYQDLAHAFDLKASALAARATLDCALERRETRGCHNRSDFPELDPASQVNLVWSGPGVVEREQIPAVPDEIAALMREVDTEGKLVE; this comes from the coding sequence ATGACAGAACAGCAGGTAGCCACATCGGTGTTGGTGATCGGCACGGGCGGCGCGGGGTTGCGCGCCGCCATCGAGCTCGCCGAGCGCGGTGTCGACGTGACGGTCGTCGGAAAACGACCGAAGTCCGACGCGCACACCGCGCTCGCCGCGGGCGGCATCAACGCCGCCCTGGGCACGATGGACGAGGGAGACTCCTGGCAGCAGCACGCCGCCGACACCATCAAGGAGAGCTACCTGCTGGCGAACCCGGAGATCGTCCGGACCGTCGCGGAACAGGCCTCGCGGGGCATCGCCGACCTCGAACGCTGGGGCATGCCGTTCGCCCGCGAGGCCGACGGCCGCATCTCCCAGCGGTTCTTCGGCGCGCACACGTTCCGCCGCACGTCGTTCGCCGGCGACTACACCGGCCTGGAGATCCAGCGCACCCTCGTGAACAGGGCCGCGCAGCTGGACATCCCGATCCTCGACTCCTGTTACGTCACGCGGATCCTGGTGCGGGACAACGTGGTCTTCGGCGCGTACGGGTTCGACCTGACCAACGGCACCCGGTACGTCTTCCACGCCGACGTCGTGATCCTCGCGGCGGGCGGTCACACCCGCATCTGGCGCCGCACGTCGTCGCGCCGCGACGAGAACACCGGTGACTCGTTCCGCCTGGCCGTGCTCGCCGGCGGCAAGATCCGCGACCCCGAGCTGGTCCAGTTCCACCCGTCCGGCCTGCTGGAACCGGAGAACGCGGCCGGCACCCTGGTCTCCGAGGCGGCACGTGGTGAGGGCGGCGTCCTGACCAACGCGCTCGGCGAGCGCTTCATGGCGCGCTACGACCCGGCGCGGATGGAACTGTCCACTCGCGACCGTGTCGCGCTGGCCGCCTACACCGAGATCAAGGAGGGCCGCGGCACCCCGAACGGCGGCGTGTGGCTCGACGTGTCCCACCTGCCGCGCGAACAGATCATGCGCCGGCTGCCGCGCGTGTACCAGACGCTGCTGGAACTGCAGATGAAGGACATCACCCGCGAGGCCGTCGAGATCGCGCCGACCGCGCACTACTCGATGGGCGGCGTGTGGGTGTCGCCGGCCGACCACTCGACCGGCGTCGAGGGCCTCTTCGCCATCGGCGAGGCGTCGAGCGGCCTGCACGGCGCGAACCGGCTCGGCGGCAACTCGCTCATCGAGCTGCTCGTCTACGGCCGCATCGTCGGCGAGGCAGCCGCGGCGTACTCGGCTTCGTTGCCGGCCCAGGTCCGTTCGCAGGACGCCGTGGCCGAGGCGCGTGCCGAGGTGGACGAGCTCCTGTCGGCGGACGGTCCGGAGAACGTCCGTGCGTTGCAACGGTCGCTGCGCAACACGATGACCGAGCACGCGGGCGTCGTGCGTGACGAGTCCGGGCTGCGCAAGGGTCTGGCCGAGCTCGACGAGCTGGAGGCCCGCATCGCCGACGTCGGTGTGCACCCGGACCTCGCCGGCTACCAGGACCTGGCCCACGCCTTCGACCTGAAGGCCTCGGCGCTGGCGGCCCGCGCGACCCTCGACTGCGCCCTGGAACGCCGCGAGACCCGTGGCTGCCACAACCGGTCCGACTTCCCGGAGCTGGATCCGGCGTCGCAGGTGAACCTGGTGTGGTCCGGGCCCGGTGTGGTCGAGCGGGAGCAGATTCCCGCGGTGCCCGACGAGATCGCCGCCCTGATGCGCGAGGTGGACACGGAGGGCAAACTGGTGGAGTGA
- a CDS encoding flavin monoamine oxidase family protein: MLEARDRVGGRTFAAPWQGETIEVGGAYVGDVHTRVVAELQRYGIGTVPANPLPQRTFFPALGGGQQEVDFLTTILEFDGMLAKLFQGWQDFFPSPRDPLAARDVVAQYDPLSLRDGLARADLSDRDRLWVGGMAAGYSGGSAADGGLTAWAQAWVAGENQYVSIQEHRIAGGTSALVGAILADARADVRLGSPVVSVVEEPGRVVVTTLTGARYHAPAVVVAVPVNVWRTIHFAPGLPTPFRAAAREGAGVFNAHKLHIRIRGDLKAPFALGREGAPMWLIVPQHEFPDGDQLIVAVCVDPHANLDNQAEVQERVRSILPGATVRDYQYHSWSRDRWARGGWALRRPGQLLRQVPALHQPHGRVVFASGDVSAAWHGYMEGAIESGAIAAAQAVSLS, encoded by the coding sequence GTGCTGGAGGCGCGCGACCGGGTGGGCGGGCGCACGTTCGCGGCACCGTGGCAGGGCGAGACGATCGAGGTCGGCGGCGCGTACGTCGGAGACGTGCACACCAGGGTCGTGGCCGAGCTGCAGCGGTACGGCATCGGCACGGTGCCCGCGAACCCGTTGCCGCAGCGCACGTTCTTCCCCGCGCTCGGCGGCGGGCAGCAGGAGGTCGACTTCCTGACCACGATCCTCGAGTTCGACGGCATGCTGGCGAAGCTGTTCCAGGGCTGGCAGGACTTCTTCCCGAGCCCGCGCGACCCGTTGGCCGCCAGGGACGTCGTCGCCCAGTACGACCCGCTGTCGTTGCGGGACGGGCTGGCGCGGGCAGACCTGTCCGACCGCGACAGGCTGTGGGTGGGCGGCATGGCGGCCGGCTACTCGGGCGGGTCGGCGGCGGACGGCGGGCTGACCGCGTGGGCGCAGGCGTGGGTCGCCGGGGAGAACCAGTACGTGTCGATCCAGGAGCACCGGATCGCGGGCGGCACGAGCGCGCTGGTCGGTGCGATCCTCGCCGACGCGCGGGCCGACGTCCGGCTGGGCTCGCCGGTCGTGTCCGTGGTCGAGGAGCCGGGCCGGGTGGTGGTGACGACGCTCACCGGCGCCCGCTACCACGCACCGGCCGTCGTGGTCGCGGTGCCGGTGAACGTGTGGCGCACCATCCACTTCGCGCCCGGCCTGCCCACGCCGTTCCGCGCGGCGGCCAGGGAGGGCGCCGGGGTGTTCAACGCGCACAAGCTGCACATCCGGATCCGCGGCGACCTGAAGGCGCCGTTCGCGTTGGGCCGCGAGGGCGCGCCGATGTGGCTGATCGTGCCGCAGCACGAGTTCCCGGACGGCGACCAGCTCATCGTCGCGGTGTGCGTTGACCCACACGCGAACCTCGACAACCAGGCCGAGGTGCAGGAGCGGGTGCGGTCGATCCTGCCCGGTGCGACGGTGCGCGACTACCAGTACCACTCGTGGTCGCGCGACCGCTGGGCGCGCGGCGGGTGGGCGTTGCGCAGGCCCGGTCAGCTGCTGCGACAGGTTCCGGCACTGCACCAGCCGCACGGCCGGGTGGTGTTCGCCTCCGGTGACGTGTCGGCGGCGTGGCACGGCTACATGGAGGGTGCGATCGAGTCCGGTGCCATCGCGGCGGCGCAGGCGGTGTCGCTCAGCTAA
- a CDS encoding phosphoribosylanthranilate isomerase, with protein sequence MFVKLCGLRTEADVAVAVETGADAVGFVLTASPRQIDVDLARRLVAAVPEHVLSVAVVRGIPAGEAGELALKTGVRALQLHGDYPKESFDQLGGHPFTLVRATALGPDTDVRTGAFGEELLLIDSPVAGSGEQWDITRLAERRPEGTWVLAGGLSPETVAGAVEVARPWGVDVSSGIESSRGVKDHGRMREFVAAARLTPRA encoded by the coding sequence GTGTTCGTGAAGCTCTGCGGTCTGCGCACCGAGGCCGATGTCGCCGTCGCGGTCGAGACCGGCGCCGACGCGGTCGGGTTCGTGCTGACCGCCAGCCCCCGCCAGATCGACGTGGACCTGGCCCGGCGCTTGGTCGCCGCGGTGCCGGAGCACGTGCTGAGCGTGGCCGTCGTGCGCGGCATCCCGGCCGGGGAGGCCGGTGAGCTGGCGCTCAAGACGGGCGTGCGGGCGTTGCAGCTGCACGGCGACTACCCGAAGGAGTCGTTCGACCAGCTGGGCGGGCACCCGTTCACGCTGGTGCGGGCGACCGCGCTCGGTCCGGACACGGACGTGCGCACCGGGGCGTTCGGCGAGGAGCTGCTGCTGATCGACTCTCCGGTCGCCGGCTCGGGCGAGCAGTGGGACATCACCCGGCTCGCCGAGCGCCGACCGGAGGGCACCTGGGTGCTGGCGGGCGGGCTGTCGCCGGAGACCGTGGCCGGGGCGGTCGAGGTGGCCCGGCCGTGGGGCGTGGACGTGTCCAGCGGCATCGAGTCCAGCCGCGGGGTGAAGGACCACGGGCGCATGCGCGAGTTCGTCGCCGCGGCCCGCCTCACCCCGCGAGCGTGA